In Phoenix dactylifera cultivar Barhee BC4 unplaced genomic scaffold, palm_55x_up_171113_PBpolish2nd_filt_p 000146F, whole genome shotgun sequence, one DNA window encodes the following:
- the LOC103707737 gene encoding probable calcium-binding protein CML17 gives MKLSIGTIFGSYKKPSKKKSRSISRSDASTATSFSSEDSTSSRLRYTPRSVLPPSSGKNPSAAGSDDLCFLSSASSSVSDLFAVFDRDGDGKITRHELQAVLRRLGGADPPTEEEVASMVAEVDRDGDGCISLEEFGAIGSAFGPPAGADLREAFAVFDADGDGKISAEELLGVFITLGDEGCTLEDCRRMIGGVDTDGDGFVCFEDFVRMMDGQR, from the coding sequence ATGAAGCTCTCCATCGGAACCATCTTTGGCTCCTACAAGAAGCCTTCAAAGAAGAAGAGCCGTTCGATCTCTCGCAGCGACGCCTCCACGGccacctccttctcctccgaAGACTCCACATCCTCCCGCCTCCGATACACCCCCCGCTCCGTCCTCCCCCCTTCCTCCGGCAAGAATCCCTCCGCTGCCGGATCCGACGACCTCTGCTtcctctcctccgcctcctcctccgtctCCGACCTGTTCGCCGTCTTCGACCGCGACGGCGACGGCAAGATCACGCGGCACGAGCTGCAAGCCGTCCTCCGCCGGCTCGGCGGCGCTGATCCGCCCACCGAGGAGGAGGTGGCGTCGATGGTGGCGGAGGTCGACCGCGACGGCGACGGGTGCATCAGTTTGGAGGAGTTCGGGGCGATCGGGTCGGCCTTCGGCCCGCCGGCGGGAGCGGATCTGCGGGAGGCCTTCGCCGTCTTCGACGCCGACGGCGACGGCAAGATCTCGGCGGAAGAATTGCTCGGGGTGTTCATCACGCTGGGGGACGAAGGGTGTACGCTCGAGGATTGTCGCCGTATGATCGGTGGAGTCGATACGGACGGCGATGGATTCGTTTGCTTCGAAGACTTTGTCCGCATGATGGACGGCCAGAGATGA